DNA sequence from the Brachyhypopomus gauderio isolate BG-103 unplaced genomic scaffold, BGAUD_0.2 sc102, whole genome shotgun sequence genome:
tcttccaatatcctgagcaaaactccctaaattaaacaacagttttggtcagaatttccaatgttctgaactgttttctgcacactacacatatattggtcttcgtagtagactggtggaaaaataaacaagatgttgaagtttatgattatgttcattgattcattcatcattcaaacttaaatgaatatttctcatgttaaatactgaaatgcgattaaaatgcgattaatttcgattaattaattacaaagcttccgattaattcgattaatttttttgatcgcgtcccacccctaatatatatatattaaaaataaatctttaacaCCGGAGCGCTCTCTGCTTGACCTACCTACAGCAGAACATCCGTTCAACTGAAGCAGGGAGCGCGCGAAGACTAGATAGAATAGACAATAGAACCGGAACCTCTAAGTTATTATGGACACAGGGTATTGTAGTTCTTATATACATATGCAAATAAAATGGGAACAATAACTTGTTAACTAACTATACATATATTCATTTTGACAGAATTCACACAGGTGTTTATCCTACTTTCATTTTAACTCTGTTACACCACTGcaggtagcagttctcgcgaggctagtgacagaattctgtttggcgcggcacatgaatgctttaaaaaatatataaattaaaactcgcgggtttagtgtcgacagtgggagcaaacgtggaacaacaaatcaggatttaacgagagaaggcagtcctgcctaaaaagctaagcgtacgtgtgagtaccttgacgaatgcgACAGGGAATTAattttcctaaagaggagcatgaaggggcatagctactcattctgtaagatttgtagctgtgattttactgtctctcatgggggaaggaacgatgtccgtcagcatgaacaatctgccaagcacaaacgtgggctaaaggcacagaaatatgcccaggagatgtccccatttgtagctagaaataccactagaaattttttattttttaattcatttgtagttcaaaacatatttggggtgttttttcttcacttttgccactccaaagatgttttcgtttctcctacagcctcgattgcggctatatgcaaataactgattatgcaaattaggcgatgacgtcatatacgggaaatgtcccgtatttttaaatacaaaacttgacaggtatgcacTAGTGTCTTACACCAGCGTTTGGTCGGTCTGAACATCGTTTCTCCTCAGCATCGCAGTTTCTTTACCTAAAAACATGTCTTGTGCAACTGACCAGAGAGAATTTTCCTCTTCATTTGAACCATCACACGATGAAGAAACGTAAGTAGTATTTCCACATTAACCCGTCTGATCGGTATTGAGTGCAATACGTTCCGTTATTTTCTCCGCTGCGAGTGGttgagagaaacagaaacaatACAGAATAAATAGCGCACCTGAAGTTTGGCTGGGGCGGCCAGTGTAGGAGTATTAAAATACATACAATTGTATAATTCACATTTATTGTTCTCTATCTATATGGATAGAAAGAAGAGATTTTAGTTGGTGTGTCAAATGTTTATAGACTATCACTTGTACGATGTCAGATTTGCTCGTATGATGAAGGGGACTTAAACGAAAACGGCGAGAGTATTCCGGTAGATATTTTTAAAGTTTTCGTTCTGGTTGTCATCGTCAAGCTCTGGTTCGGTGGTATAAGAATTCATAAACACTTCATTCATCGTGTGtaacataaataaatattgggtTAGGGGATTACTAAATTTTCATTGGGTATTTAACTTGGAACGAGGAGCATCTGATTTACTGAAAGTCAGtcgttcggtgtgtgtgtgtgtgtgtgtgtgtgtgtgtgtgtgtgtgtgtgtgtgtgtgtgtgtgtgtgtgttctcactgcacaaatgggtaaatgcagaggattTAATTTCGATGGGGTAAAAATCACTATTgatttatatataatttatatatataatttataatataatttatatcTAATGCCTCCTCCCATTGTTACAAAGCAAAGATAatacaaaaagaaaattaaaagaaattaaagataaaaaggaaacgaacataataaaataatgacaaattataaaataataataatgtgataaaataaatattaaataacataaaatgtaactaaataaaataatgttaaaaagtaaagtaaacaagataataataatctggaaaactattaaaataattagaacagagttagagtttcttaactaaaagcagatctaaacaggaaggttttgatactcttcttgaagctatgcagagatgaaatgcctctgagctcttcaggaagagagttccagagctttgggccatagtggctagaagcaccctcgccaatctttaatcagcttttaggaatcaccagtagattactgtttgaagacctgagagacctgactagaacatatctaaccatcatttcactgaggtaaagaggagcaagaccatgaagacatttaaaatgaCCATGGAATGTCCTTTCTCAGCAGCTGATACAAGGGGTTCAGCAGTGTAGATTAGGTAGGAACTTACTGTAGTAGTTCAGCAACCCTAAATATGCCTTCAATTCTGTTACATTAGAAGATGCGTGTGCTTCCTCCAAGGCCTGGATTTTGGCCTCCATGGGTCGCAGTCCACGTGCATCCACCACATGTCCTAAATACTGAACTTCTAGTTCCAGAAAAACACATTTGGTTTTAGAGATCGGATACTGCTCAAGTGATGCTACTTGATTTACAATCATTTAATAATCCCCACAAAATCTGATGGTGCTGTAACCCGTTGTGTCCTGCGCTTAACCACCACGCACTCAGTCCGCCTTGAGTTTCCCGCTGGCTCTGCGTTGTGTATTTTTTTTGGTTGTCATAGGGGAAAAGAAGGGAGACTGGACACCAGAAGTATTCTTTTCAATCGCCGTGCAGTCGCAGCGGTTTTATTACCCGACGGTCTCTCTCTTCATACAGCAATAATACAGCATCACTTCTCTCTGGCaccttcacacagtacaacacaagaCTGAGGCTCTACATTCCGGTTAGCCATTTACTACTGGCTGGGCAAAGCGCACCCTAGCGGCCAGGAGGGGGACTGCCAGCTACACCGCCGTCAGGCTTTAGTATTGGGACAAGCGGAGTGGCCCACTCAGCATACTTGACTGGAGTGATAATATCTTCTTTTAACAGCTTTTCTATTTCTTGCTCTAACTTCACTCTCATAGCATAAGGAACAACACGGGGTCTGTAGAATCGGGGCGTAACATTGGCGGCCACATGAATAACAGCTTTGGTACCCTTCAATGTTCCTAACTCCTCCTTGAACACATCCGTGTGTTTCTGCAGGGTCATCTTTTCGCTTCTGGTTTACTTCAATTCTGCCCAATTTAACTTTATTTCCTCCAGCCAGCCTCTGCCCAACAGACTTGGTCCCCTTCAGTTCTACCAGTGGCAGTGTTTTCACTTGGCTTTGGTACACCACTTTAACCTGAGCGATTCCAACTACGCTAATTTGCTCCCCTGTGTATGTTTTTAGGAGTAGATCTGTGGGTGCTAACGTGGGCTGGTGTCCAGTCTTACAAGCTTTCCTGAAATCTGATTCATTCATGATTGTGACACTACTGCCTGTGTCCAGCTTGAACTTTACAGAATGGCCCTCAACTTTCATTTCCACTTGGAATGGCTTCACTCTCTTCATGCCAGTGCTTTTCAAACTGTACAATGAAAAGGCACATTCATCAGCTTCTGCTGCGTCCATCTCATCACTAACTTTATGTGATCGCTGCATTCGTGAACTACCATGACTTCGTTCCTTCTTTTCTCCAGGGTGCCTTGACCTCCGGTTCCGACAGGCTCTGGCAATGTGGTCAATTTTCCCACATTCATGACATTTTTCTTGTTTGAACCGGCATTCTGTGGCTAAATGTGACCTTCCTTTGCATCTATAGCACTCATTCATGACTTTTCCTTCaggcttttttgttttgaaTTTGTATGGCATTACAGATGGTGTCAGTATGTTTCCCCTGCAAATCTTCTGCATTTTTACTGGCCGCTTCTACAGCCAAAGCAATCTTCCAGGATTGTTCAAATGTCAAGTTTGTCTCTACAAAAGCCTCCTCTGAATTCGGTCATCATTAATGCAACACACCAGTCTGTCTCTTAACATCTGTTCCAGAGCCTCTCGATAATTACAACCTCGTGCCAATCGTCTCAGTTCTGCAACACATTCAGTCACTGACTTTGTGGCTCTTCTTGATCAGGAATCAAACTTAAATCATTGAACTTTTTCACTGGGTCTTGGATTGAAGTGATTTTTCAGGAGAATCACCAGCTCGGCATATGTCTTCTCACTGGGTTTCACTGGACTCAGCAGATTTCTCATCAAACTGTATGTGGTCGCACCTACCACACTGATCAGGATGGCCCGTTTCTTCTCCTCCTCAGTGATGCCTTTTGCTATGAAAAACTGTTCCAAAACTTCACAGTATTCCTCCCAAGTCTGGCTTTTTGAGTCAAAAGCGGTCAGATTTCCAATAGTTGCCATTTccttcttaaaaaaaaataataataaacttgCCTCGGATGACCAGTAGCCTCCTACCACTTCAATGTCCCGGCCGGAACTTGTATGCAATCCGTTCACCTCGTCGCCAAAAAAGATGTGGTATCGTCAGTGACACATTTTACAAAATACCGAGTTCAAGGTCTTTAGTGCAACTCACAACTTAATGAGTAGCAGCGAAGCCATATGCTCTCTTAACTCTCGGAAAGGTAACTAACTTCTTCTATCTGTAACGGTGGTTGTGGgtggaaggacgaggcacgtaGTCTGTTTGCAACACCGTTGTTACTTTTTATTGAGTGCAAAAAAttgcgcagacagcgcacatctAACATGAACACAAACGTGTGAGACTCTGACAAAGCCGAGCACGgcacactgcgcaaacgcacattaaagtcagaccacataatccccgagtgatcacgagatgagccacaggtgagactgatgaacacattcagacacatccacacccacgaagatccacagatgcagatgACTAGaagtagacaacataaacacacgctcaaaggggaggagtcaggggctgtaacgtgacactATTGTCTTTCTAGCCAGGAACTACGATCACCAGTGGCGACAGTCCCCTCTGAAGGATCAACCCCACAACGCAGGTAAGTACATACATATTCACTTTACACTTACACAGTACTACAGGTCATCGTCAACCTCTGGTTCGGTGTTATAAGAATTCATAAACACTTCATTCATCGTGTGTAACATAAAtaaacgagacgagccacaggtgagacggattatcacaagacataaccgcacccacggagatccacagacgcagactaggagacgtagacaacgtagacacacgcccaaaagggagaggccggggtcctcaacgtggaGCTGTCCATCGCGCTCTCCTCGGAGTGGTAGGGGGGAGCGCTCACCCCTGGGCTGTTCCTCCCTTTGACGGTCCCGGCAGAACGCTCAGAGGGTGGCGAACTACCCTTGTTCTCTGTGCAGAGCTCGCTGTCTGTGCACTCGGAGATACCAGAGTACACGGACGGAGGAtagtcttcctcatcttcttcatcctcctcaccgtagtctacggCGGGAGCGGTgcactcggacggagggtagtcctcttcctcctcctaaCCCTCACCGTATATAACGGTGGGCGCGGAGCATATAGAGGGTGGacggtcctcttcctcctcctcttcctcgcctgGAGAGTCCGCCCCCTCagactcgctctcgggggtcttctccgtggagcagagttcgagggagcctacccgcagaggtgagaggtctctggagggagaggggtgacGCTCCTTCCATGCTTCTGAAGCAGCATGATGTTACACaacgggtcctgctgcatcgcctcagacaacgacgagcacaggacactgcgcgaacgcacattaaatagacaaaccacataaaccccacgtgattacgagacgagccacaggtgagacggattatcacaagacataaccgcacccacggagatccacagacgcagactaggagtcgtagacgacgtagacacacgcacaaaagggaggggccggggtcctcaacgtgacactttGCAGGTGGACCTTCTCAAATCAAGCATCAAGCCTTGGACATTATCAAGTACTATCAAACAGTAGCCAGTGCAGTAGCACATCATTTATAAAAGTGAACAAAACAAAGTTGGTTAATATTAATCAGGATTTAGTCAAATTTCAACAAAATTAAACACAGTTTTACCTGGTTACAAATACAGTATAATAATACAGTATATAATTAGTGTTGCATTTTTTATCTCCTCCTCCCTATCGCAGCATGTTCGTTGATGCAAATGGAAACGTCACCAGTCTTTTGTcttttaaccttttattaaaaCCAAGTTAAAATACAGAGATGTCTGGAGAGTACACAACAAAAGCCTAAACTACTCTACTCTGTGGTATTTGTGTGGATTTGTGTGTAGGTCTGAAAACATACTGTTTTCACCTCTTCTTTATAGTTGACCTGGGTGTGTGGCCCCCAACCTTTCTGCTCTGTGATGGAATCTCCCTATGTCTGAAAATGTGTCTGCCTGTTTCTCTAAATAGATTACTTCCCTGTCATTCTGCCCCCTGTGAACTTTAAACATCTTCTGTGAACACATCCTCTTCTCTTTTGCAGAGAGCACACTAATATGCTGCTTAACCCTTGTAATGCCCCCAAGATTATGAATATACTATTGTAGCTTAATGCATGAGGTCTTTTCATTGGCGTGAGGTCTGATCATTGGTGTCTAATCCTCAAACCCCTTGTGAGTAAACTGCTGTTGTGTTCAAACTTTCTTCATGACTCATGACATTGTTACAGATGTTGAGGGTTTATTATTCACCTATAGAAGACACTCAAAGTGTTGCTTTAAGGATAATGAGAAAAAGGTTTATATGGTAAAATAATTGCTGGTTAATTGACCCTCACAATGATTACAAAATTCAGGAGAACATTGCAATGTTGATGTGAGGTAAAAGTATCATGAAGCAGAGTGAATGATCacaaataaacatttgtttACTTTCCCAGCCTGGTTCTGTCTCCTGTTTGTTACTAGACTACATgagcagaaacactgttttctcTGTGGAGATCTTGAGGGGCCTCATgattaaacatggtggtttttaCCATGTACATCATtttgctaataataataataattattattattttatttatgagcgcctttcaggatactcaaggacactttacatgGTGTACATAACTTAAGACATGGTACatgttaaataaattaaatcacTAAAATACATTGCTGCTGTGAACTCTTCTTGATCCACAGACTCCCGCCACTCCGAGCTGACGGCCCATCagtgtgggtggggtttatAGAGGACCTGCCTGTCATTGGGACAGTGAAGGAGGCAGTGGAGTGGGTCTTGGCTGTGTATGAAGGGAACCAGTCAGTGATGAAGCTGAAAGAGGAGGCCATTAAAACCAGTCTGTGTGCTCCACCTCAAGATTCCCTGCAGGAGCCCATGAGGGTGGGTGTCATATTCATTATTTAAGAATTAAAtatcaatcacacacagcataaCAACATGGGCTAGACAAAAAATAACCAAATGTAGAACACAGACATAAACAGAACAACTGAACCAACAAGACTTAAACCGAACACACAACAACAATGCAATAAATACACAAATGCACCAAAACCAGGAAGATCAGTGAGGGTTTTCAGAGGCTGGGAAAACCCTCATGTACTTACCCTCATGtacttaccctcatgtatttacttaccctcatgtacttaccctcatgtatttaccctcatgtatttaccctcatgtatttacttaccctcatgtacttaccctcatgtatttaccctcatgtatttaccctcatgtatttacttaccctcatgtatttacttaccctaatgtacttaccctcatgtatttacttaccctcatgtatttacttaccctcatgtattAACCCTTGTGTATTTACCCTCATGTATTTACTTACCCTCATGtacttaccctcatgtatttACTTACCCTCGTGTATTTACTTAGCCTCATGTATTTACCCTCATGTATTTACTTACCCTCATGTACTTACccttagggttgcagcggtaaccggtttcacggtataccacggtattaaaatgcacggttatcataccgtgtgcgtttgcttattaccggtaaaaagcaagccagcggagaaactgacccgcgcatgcgcaactccgctccggttcagctactcagcacacagcagtgagaatggcagaaagtgcatcagacttaacacattttttaacaaaaaaaaagctaaactaaaatcagtggcgaaaatgacgtaatcgcggtggcttcgcccgtgcgcgagggtctcgcgcgctgtcgattcgcgaggtcgtgcacctctcgaattttgtaactttgcgcgcgctgcgcctcagcgcaatgaacaaagtcatgtttgcaggattcatacacgtttaaaaggtggaattaaaacacttgtacgtcactttaaaggtccgtttcaatatttcccagcaccttaaacttaattaagttaaatatttatacatatactcgaaataattcgctttttcatcacattatttaatggttgtttatttccaaaacgcccaatcttaacgtcttcacgttctctcatgtttcgtcctggaattaaaagaggctcgtatttgttaacgtaagacaaaagaactgtgcggagtcgcgtgctacggtcactagtgaaagtataaacctagctttttatggtccttgctttcactggatgtgaaagacgctattaatttacatgcgttcaaattctaacgtacctgtttttgatatgttaaaaccagactcgatgtgaaaaccttaaaatagaaatctctattgtgatgatgtcagaaataaatcctctcttcctgcagtatctggttatattccaacttggcagtacaacggacgtttacaacagttgttgatcagacactgacccaggctgagtttatcagatattaaataatttaaacttaaataattgtactgaaatccatgatttaggtttctctaattttgcagtatttatataaacatgtgtacagcttatttttttaaaggacacattttgtatacaatagttccaggtttctacaataaatagttaattgaacaaaaataacttgttgtaatttctttaagggtcggtgtatcttttaataatatacaaactaactgtgataccgtgataaccgtgataccgcggtattttctgagacggttatcataccgtgaaaatctcataccgttgcaaccctacttaccctcatgtatttACTTACTCTCATGTACTTACCTTCATGTATTTACCCTCGTGTATTTACCCTCGTGTATTTGCCCTCGTGTAGTTGCCCTCGTGTAGTTGCCCTCATGTATTTGCCCTCGTGTATTTGCCCTCATGTAGTTGCCCTCGTGTAGTTGCCCTCGTGTAGTTGCCCTCGTGTATTTGCCCTCATGTATTTGCCCTCGTGTATTTGCCCTCGTGTAGTAGTTTGTTCCCTGTAGTCTCCAGGGTTCTTCCCATTAGTTTGATGTTTTCCAGGCTGGTAGACCTAGTTCTGTGAGAACATGATTTGAATCAGTATGACAGCAAGTTGGTTGGAAACATGGAGGCTGGTAAATGTTCCTgagtttctgtctgtctgcagatGTTGGCCATTCCTGAGAAAACACAGACATCTGCAGCCTCAGAAGGACAGACGGGATCAGCGGGACTGCAGGACATAACAGGTGTCAGACATCTCAGTTTATCTGTTCTGATTGTATTCCTATTCATTGTTATGTAAGCagtgttgttttattttatttatgtttatttattgtatTAATGCTTTTCCCAACAGAGGTCAGACTGGGGTACATTGCTGAATATATTCAGAATGCAATGAAAGGCAAAAAAGGccaacaaacatacaaactgacaaaGCCAGAAGACAAAGTGGAAACTCTGACAAACATCAGAGATAAAGTTAAAGAAATCATCAGATTTATCAAGCCAGAATTTGACTTTACAGAACCACTGATGGAAGAAATTAAAAGATCTAAACAAGGCGAACACGTCTTCAACAAGAACATCCTTATATTTCATAGGAAAATACTGaaggattttttttatataaaccaACATACATTTAGTGACACATTAATAAAGGAATTAGCTAACCACGGTCTTAATAAAACCACAGTATGTGAAATCAGCACAAACATGGTTGTTCACTTCGATGAGGAGGAATTCTATGTAAATAGCAATGCAATGGTGTATGGTAGATGTTGCGAAAAACTGCATAAAGTTCTGGTTGATATGCTGAATACAAAAATTGAAATTGATGGCAATGATCCCAATGTGAATTACATAAATCAGGTGAATAGCATCACAAAGCACATGAATGACAATGAAGTGTATGTGGATCATTTTGCCAAGGAAAAGTGGATAGATCAGGACAGAAGTAACGAATTGGAGCCGAGCAGGATGAAGAGGTTTGAGTTGGTAAAAGGTGATGTGGCAGACATGTACAACAATCGGTGTGGGGTCAAGTGGTGTGCTGAGATTAAGAACATATTAAGTAAGTTGCCAAAGTCAGCAGATGCTGTGGGCCAGTCAAAGTTTGAACACGGGCCACACGTTGGACACCCCAGATCTAATCACAGCAGGAAAGAGGAAGATATCTGACAGGTAAAACCTGGCATGAAGTCTTTTAACATTTTAGTTTGACAGATACTCACAGTTCTGAACTTATAGCTGAATATGAAGATATTTTCCTGCTACCCTCACTAGAACTCCATTAGTCGGTTCTGTGTGTATGCCACACTCTTTGTTTTGTTCATTCCACATAAAGCAACCTAGAACATTGTAAAGTGCCATTATATATGAATATTATGCTGTTCTGTGATTGATGAGCTTATTCCGTCAGAGCAGCAGTACATATTTGTATGATGGCCGTATGTGTTTGTGAAAATCTCAACAGAAAGTTACTCCCGCTACAAGTGTGCCAAACGTCCCGTGATCCACACACTACAGTTGTGGAACATGTATGTTTTTGTGAATCGTGACATGGGAATATTTTGATGTTATATTTGCTTGTTAAGTGTGATGTTTTAGAAAGCAGCTCTGCATTTGTTTGAAAGTCACACGTGAATTTACAACTAtcacattttgtatttgtaagtcatggttttatttgtttttttatgtgtttattttggTTGTTTGCAAATAGTATAATATTTACAGAATTTGTCCTGGTTTGGCAGCAAAATAGCTCCATATGTATGTTATACCAGCAACATCCTGGTCTTTCAGGACCAGCCAAAGGTAAGAACTAAGCAAGGAGAGGCAGCATTTAGCTATTATGCTGTTTCTAAATTGAACCAGCTGTCAGAAGATACTAGAAGAGCTCCAATGTTAGATGgctcattccaggattttggtacatttctatggaagttattctgtgtcaatattcaaatgaaaatgtaatacgtatttgcatttacatgttccactcatacaagcaactttgagctcaaaattcaaattcaaatgcaataattccatttacatttgcaatgtgatagacgtctattcatatttcatttacacatacattttgatgctttatttgtgtctttattgaaatgaaaaaatTTTTCCAgatttgaattatcaagttcatgtgatcatgcaaaggttgtatcaaaattataattaaaatgctattcgcttaatatgctttgcatttcgtgataacacgtttgaaacgtaattttcaacctcaccaccacgctaaaaagatgtcaatattcaaacgttaatggagaaatagcgcctctcctgtttgcactaacattacgataccaacag
Encoded proteins:
- the LOC143497204 gene encoding uncharacterized protein LOC143497204 isoform X1, giving the protein MSCATDQREFSSSFEPSHDEETQELRSPVATVPSEGSTPQRRLPPLRADGPSVWVGFIEDLPVIGTVKEAVEWVLAVYEGNQSVMKLKEEAIKTSLCAPPQDSLQEPMRMLAIPEKTQTSAASEGQTGSAGLQDITEVRLGYIAEYIQNAMKGKKGQQTYKLTKPEDKVETLTNIRDKVKEIIRFIKPEFDFTEPLMEEIKRSKQGEHVFNKNILIFHRKILKDFFYINQHTFSDTLIKELANHGLNKTTVCEISTNMVVHFDEEEFYVNSNAMVYGRCCEKLHKVLVDMLNTKIEIDGNDPNVNYINQVNSITKHMNDNEVYVDHFAKEKWIDQDRSNELEPSRMKRFELVKGDVADMYNNRCGVKWCAEIKNILSKLPKSADAVGQSKFEHGPHVGHPRSNHSRKEEDI
- the LOC143497204 gene encoding uncharacterized protein LOC143497204 isoform X2, which translates into the protein MSCATDQREFSSSFEPSHDEETLPPLRADGPSVWVGFIEDLPVIGTVKEAVEWVLAVYEGNQSVMKLKEEAIKTSLCAPPQDSLQEPMRMLAIPEKTQTSAASEGQTGSAGLQDITEVRLGYIAEYIQNAMKGKKGQQTYKLTKPEDKVETLTNIRDKVKEIIRFIKPEFDFTEPLMEEIKRSKQGEHVFNKNILIFHRKILKDFFYINQHTFSDTLIKELANHGLNKTTVCEISTNMVVHFDEEEFYVNSNAMVYGRCCEKLHKVLVDMLNTKIEIDGNDPNVNYINQVNSITKHMNDNEVYVDHFAKEKWIDQDRSNELEPSRMKRFELVKGDVADMYNNRCGVKWCAEIKNILSKLPKSADAVGQSKFEHGPHVGHPRSNHSRKEEDI